Proteins from one Drosophila gunungcola strain Sukarami chromosome 3R, Dgunungcola_SK_2, whole genome shotgun sequence genomic window:
- the LOC128252472 gene encoding transcription elongation factor B polypeptide 3 yields MASTSNLVDVVRHYQRSIEKHGEDEQRLLHCITKLFNLPIKFEHLQETGIGKTVNALRKFNGEVGVAAKTLVSKWKAMVAAEEEPSIAATPTASQNEEDSGKSKSSDEDPDQENKGSNSSSGEDLNTNNKHKSKPSKSSRHERSGSSKSHSKSKSDSHKKHKCSRHDKSKNREKDKEGHKEAKEHREKKANGEHKSRDSNKSSSSHKCSKTEGHKSEHGKSKHEKDKSSHSEQKPAKDKSSKHKSSSSKSSKRSRSPQRPEEEVQKAKIPKTKPKSEEDSADGFDSSMGANFDDVLGLLNMPMSSKKSNSSSKSKFTAKPATAPSSSALSTPAATGSSASRETFAISSRPTSTKKPELLASTAKLEPLDPNIALELPTISNNYKPLPLNQTVMDVVFNQGGSQKAQAARHFNESEALAQGISSKTMRTKIYSGVRTGQILQVPSLFDLCTRVLQKNIDALEYTGGVPFEVLRPVLERATPQQLLNFEEYNPYLMDDSDILWQMHVQRHCRSQRREEMETWREMFLRCQEEKDRKLSILAESIKASQKISEAPVRKTQLAFVDSMVKPPRSVQRKQEQYGTKGKLIATPAARVAALSSVTPNAAKVGDARLRVLSAGRDAAQVGAGPSRSKKAPLMAKTLQFIRGRHKR; encoded by the exons ATGGCCTCCACCAGCAATCTGGTGGATGTGGTGCGCCACTACCAGCGCAGCATTGAGAAGCATGGCGAGGATGAACAGCGG CTGCTGCACTGCATCACCAAGCTATTCAATCTGCCCATCAAATTCGAGCACCTGCAGGAGACGGGAATTGGCAAGACGGTGAATGCCCTGCGAAAGTTCAATGGCGAAGTGGGCGTGGCGGCCAAGACACTGGTTTCCAAGTGGAAGGCCATGGTGGCCGCCGAGGAGGAGCCTTCGATCGCCGCCACTCCCACAGCTAGCCAAAATGAAGAGGACTCGGGCAAGTCCAAGTCCAGCGACGAGGATCCCGACCAGGAGAACAAGGGCAGCAATTCATCCAGCGGCGAGGATCTGAACACCAACAACAAGCACAAGTCAAAGCCCTCCAAGAGCTCCAGGCACGAGCGTAGCGGCAGCAGTAAAAGTCACTCCAAGAGCAAGTCGGATTCGCATAAGAAGCACAAGTGCAGTCGCCACGACAAGTCCAAGAATAGGGAGAAGGATAAGGAGGGGCACAAGGAGGCCAAAGAGCACAGAGAGAAGAAGGCCAATGGCGAGCACAAGTCGAGGGATTCCAACAAATCCAGCAGCAGTCACAAGTGCAGTAAAACCGAGGGTCACAAGAGTGAGCACGGCAAGAGCAAGCATGAGAAG GACAAGTCCTCGCACAGCGAACAGAAGCCAGCCAAAGACAAGTCGAGCAAACACAAGTCATCCTCCTCCAAGTCGTCTAAGCGCTCCCGCAGCCCACAGCGACCCGAGGAAGAGGTCCAGAAGGCCAAGATACCAAAAACTAAACCGAAATCTGAAGAAGACTCCGCCGACGGCTTTGACTCCAGCATGGGCGCCAACTTCGACGATGTTCTTGGCCTGCTCAACATGCCCATGAGCAGCAAAAAGAGTAATAGCAGCAGCAAGAGCAAGTTCACCGCCAAGCCGGCAACAGCCCCATCCTCGTCAGCTTTATCGACACCCGCGGCGACTGGATCATCCGCATCCAGGGAGACCTTTGCCATCAGCAGTCGACCGACCTCAACCAAA AAGCCCGAGCTGCTTGCGTCCACAGCCAAGCTGGAACCATTGGACCCAAACATTGCACTGGAACTGCCCACAATTTCCAACAATTACAAGCCCTTGCCGCTGAATCAGACAGTTATGGACGTGGTCTTTAATCAGGGCGGTTCACAGAAGGCCCAAGCTGCACGTCACTTTAATGAGTCGGAAGCCCTGGCTCAAGGCATCTCCTCAAAAACTATGCG CACCAAGATCTATTCAGGCGTAAGAACTGGTCAAATCCTACAGGTCCCTTCGCTTTTTGATCTGTGCACGCGCGTGCTCCAAAAGAACATCGATG CTCTGGAGTACACCGGTGGCGTGCCCTTTGAGGTCCTTCGTCCCGTGTTGGAACGCGCTACACCACAGCAGCTGTTGAATTTCGAGGAGTACAATCCTTACTTGATGGACGACAGCGACATCCTATGGCAGATGCATGTCCAGCGTCACTGTCGCAGTCAGCGACGTGAGGAGATGGAAACTTGGCGCGAGATGTTCCTG CGCTGCCAAGAGGAGAAGGATCGCAAGCTGAGTATCCTGGCCGAGAGCATCAAAGCATCGCAGAAGATCAGCGAGGCACCTGTGCGCAAGACTCAGCTGGCCTTTGTGGATTCGATGGTAAAGCCGCCGCGCAGTGTGCAGCGCAAGCAGGAGCAATACGGAACCAAGGGCAAGCTCATCGCGACTCCAGCCGCCCGAGTGGCCGCCTTGTCCAGCGTTACGCCCAATGCCGCCAAGGTTGGCGATGCCCGTCTGCGTGTGCTGTCCGCCGGCCGCGACGCGGCTCAAGTGG GTGCTGGTCCGTCGCGATCTAAGAAAGCTCCACTAATGGCCAAGACTTTGCAATTCATTCGTGGACGTCACAAACGATAG
- the LOC128252473 gene encoding uncharacterized protein CG4449 — translation MSDDDCDIFSAARKRAPIIPLPKDSYNPGNDSFSKEVDYDFIEASPKKTGRTSKRKPPAAPREKPLTDEEDASPPKQNKQSQAETEKDEKAEKDAPERALSPVSKLILEMEQKHAQAGDAQKPEQAEECVVGPVARRTRSSLGKLEKQPPPVSVNVVVPAKKKPSKRGRKKAPSLAVIDVETASASVVSSLDSIVASFNLKNSRRQTMAEIAARSKVVDSIDLVSAVAPRVEGFVSLDSEDEAEAPALVDEANVFDNDNPTIEVALSWAGEIQIYKLRQHQKFKHMFKEVAERNGVNENDVSVDMYYNFIGPDDTPHSIGLKSFHTLSGHATKSNNNNKKFTTNDDNNPQALSRKPKKFQVKVQADKWKHPMVMPMKKKDTFKMLYIKCAEELNCDARLIKLFFDGELLDPEDTPKNQDMEGNELIDLQIKS, via the exons ATGTCCGACGACGATTGCGATATATTCAGTGCTGCCCGCAAGCGGGCTCCAATAATAC CTTTGCCCAAGGATTCCTACAATCCCGGCAACGATTCCTTCTCCAAGGAGGTGGACTACGATTTCATAGAGGCCAGCCCTAAGAAAACGGGTAGGACCAGCAAAAGAAAGCCACCAGCAGCGCCCCGGGAGAAGCCGCTGACAGATGAAGAGGATGCTTCgccaccaaaacaaaataaacaaagtcaGGCTGAAACGGAAAAGGATGAAAAGGCGGAAAAGGATGCCCCTGAGCGAGCCCTGTCCCCCGTGTCAAAGTTGATCCTAGAGATGGAGCAGAAACATGCCCAAGCAGGAGATGCCCAGAAGCCGGAGCAAGCCGAAGAATGTGTCGTTGGTCCTGTGGCCAGACGCACTCGATCCTCGCTAGGCAAACTGGAGAAACAGCCCCCTCCTGTTTCGGTCAATGTGGTGGTGCCCGCCAAGAAGAAACCCTCAAAGCGAGGCAGGAAAAAGGCACCATCACTTGCAGTGATTGACGTGGAAACTGCATCCGCCTCTGTGGTCTCCTCCTTAGACAGCATTGTGGCC AGCTTCAACCTAAAGAACAGTAGACGTCAGACGATGGCCGAAATAGCAGCCCGCTCCAAAGTGGTGGACAGTATTGATCTGGTATCGGCGGTAGCTCCGCGAGTAGAGGGCTTTGTTAGTCTGGACTCGGAAGATGAAGCAGAAGCACCTGCTCTTGTGGACGAGGCAAACGTCTTTGATAATGATAACCCCACCATAGAAGTAGCTCTGTCTTG GGCTGGCGAGATTCAGATTTACAAACTGCGGCAGCACCAAAAGTTCAAGCACATGTTCAAGGAAGTGGCCGAACGCAACGGAGTGAATGAGAATGATGTCTCTGTAGATATGTACTACAATTTCATAGGACCCGACGACACGCCGCATAGCATAGGTCTCAAATCCTTTCATACGCTCA GTGGCCATGCGACAAAgtccaataataataacaaaaagttTACTACAAATGACGATAACAATCCACAAGCTCTAAGcagaaaacccaaaaagttTCAAGTTAAAGTTCAAGCTGATAAATGGAAACATCCTATGGTGATGCCTATGAAGAAAAAAGACACATTCAAAATGTTATACATCAAGTGTGCTGAAGAGCTAAACTGTGATGCTCGCCtcattaaattatt TTTCGATGGCGAACTCTTGGATCCGGAGGATACTCCGAAAAACCAGGATATGGAGGGCAATGAACTGATTGATCTACAAATTAagtcttaa